A genomic region of Fodinisporobacter ferrooxydans contains the following coding sequences:
- the gcvH gene encoding glycine cleavage system protein GcvH has protein sequence MSQVAAELLYSKEHEWVQVLSETKVKVGISDFAQSELGDIVFVDLPEPGADVVANQSMGTIESVKAVSNIFSPVSGKIIEMNPVLADSPETINSDPYSEGWLAVIQLSHPDELKELMSSDQYAGFVKEE, from the coding sequence ATGAGTCAAGTTGCTGCAGAATTGCTATACAGCAAGGAACACGAGTGGGTACAGGTTTTGAGTGAAACAAAGGTAAAAGTGGGCATTTCCGATTTTGCCCAAAGCGAGCTGGGAGATATCGTTTTTGTGGATTTGCCTGAACCAGGTGCTGATGTTGTTGCCAATCAAAGCATGGGCACGATCGAATCTGTAAAGGCGGTTTCTAATATATTCTCACCTGTGAGCGGGAAAATCATAGAAATGAATCCGGTACTCGCAGACTCTCCAGAGACCATTAACAGTGATCCCTATAGCGAAGGATGGTTGGCGGTCATTCAACTAAGCCACCCGGATGAATTGAAGGAATTGATGTCGTCAGATCAATATGCGGGCTTTGTTAAGGAGGAATAA
- a CDS encoding glycine dehydrogenase: MKYRYLPMTAEDRTEMLSFLGITDVEDLFSDIPKQVRFKGMLNIPDALSEPEVVKHFSHLAGKNVNSSEYAYFLGAGIYNHYIPSTVNHVISRSEFYTAYTPYQPEISQGELQAIFEFQTMICELTGMDVANSSMYDGPTALAEAANLAVGGAQPFGIPMQLGGPSCGFFAVKEKFMRKIPGRIVGQTVDHHGRRGFVLTLQAREQHIRREKATSNICSNQALNALAASVAMTALGKQGVQEMAWQNVQKTQYAKSRIARLDGYKVTFDVPVFNEFVVQVPTSVSEMNRGLLKRKIVGGYDLGRNYPELAGHMLLTVTEACTKEEIDLLVKGLEEMESACNQPI, translated from the coding sequence ATGAAATATCGCTATTTGCCCATGACTGCGGAGGATCGGACAGAAATGCTGTCCTTCCTCGGAATAACCGACGTGGAAGATTTGTTTTCTGATATCCCGAAGCAAGTCCGTTTTAAAGGAATGTTAAACATTCCGGACGCACTGTCAGAACCGGAAGTGGTGAAGCATTTCAGCCATTTGGCCGGAAAGAATGTGAACAGCAGCGAATATGCGTATTTCCTTGGCGCGGGAATCTATAACCACTATATTCCCAGTACAGTCAATCATGTGATTTCGCGCTCCGAGTTTTACACCGCCTATACTCCCTATCAACCGGAGATCAGCCAGGGGGAATTGCAGGCGATATTCGAATTCCAGACGATGATATGTGAATTGACGGGGATGGATGTAGCGAATTCTTCCATGTATGATGGACCGACCGCTTTGGCCGAGGCAGCGAACCTGGCTGTTGGCGGCGCACAGCCGTTCGGTATTCCAATGCAGCTAGGCGGTCCTTCTTGTGGATTTTTTGCTGTAAAAGAAAAGTTCATGCGCAAGATTCCGGGGAGAATTGTCGGGCAAACAGTCGATCATCATGGCCGGCGTGGTTTTGTGCTCACACTGCAGGCACGTGAGCAGCATATCCGCAGAGAGAAGGCCACATCCAATATTTGTTCGAATCAGGCGCTGAATGCTTTGGCTGCTTCCGTTGCCATGACGGCACTTGGCAAGCAAGGAGTACAGGAAATGGCTTGGCAGAATGTCCAGAAAACCCAATACGCCAAGAGCCGAATCGCGCGCCTAGACGGTTATAAAGTCACCTTTGACGTGCCGGTTTTCAATGAGTTCGTCGTACAAGTTCCAACAAGCGTATCCGAGATGAATCGGGGTTTATTGAAACGCAAGATCGTCGGGGGCTATGATTTGGGACGCAATTATCCGGAGCTTGCCGGACACATGTTGTTGACAGTCACCGAAGCCTGCACAAAGGAAGAGATTGATTTACTTGTCAAAGGACTGGAGGAGATGGAAAGTGCTTGCAACCAACCAATCTGA
- a CDS encoding serine dehydratase beta chain, with product MIYNSCFDIIGPIMVGPSSSHTAGVVAIGKFVHDFLGGVPERVFIVLYDSFAETYKGHGTDKAIVGGLIGMDTNDLRIRQAMETAFLRNMRVEFAFEETCPFFDHPNTVLIRAKRGNDEVLIGGVSLGGGISKICYMNGLPVNVMLNASYDLEQLKQFALEASVCGAVVRSRGYGLQNHAGIA from the coding sequence ATGATCTATAACAGCTGTTTTGATATTATTGGCCCGATCATGGTTGGTCCATCCAGTTCTCATACGGCTGGTGTTGTTGCCATTGGCAAGTTTGTACATGATTTTCTGGGGGGAGTGCCGGAACGTGTTTTCATAGTACTGTACGACTCCTTTGCCGAAACGTACAAAGGACATGGTACAGATAAGGCTATCGTAGGTGGTCTGATTGGAATGGACACGAATGATCTGCGGATCAGGCAGGCTATGGAAACGGCTTTTTTGAGGAATATGAGAGTGGAATTTGCCTTTGAAGAAACATGTCCCTTCTTTGATCATCCGAATACGGTACTGATCCGGGCAAAACGAGGAAACGATGAGGTGTTGATCGGCGGGGTTTCTCTTGGCGGGGGCATATCGAAAATCTGTTACATGAATGGACTTCCTGTCAATGTGATGTTAAATGCATCGTATGATTTGGAACAGTTAAAACAATTTGCGCTGGAAGCATCCGTTTGCGGGGCAGTGGTAAGGAGTCGGGGATATGGACTTCAAAACCATGCAGGAATTGCTTGA
- a CDS encoding trimeric intracellular cation channel family protein, which produces MAWDVFNIIGTIAFAVSGASIAIERKYDIWGIYAFGLVTAFGGGIVRNMLLILPTSLWSESGLIKISLISITAVFIFPSVWFKFKKYWMVFDAIGLGAFAVQGALYVQSKGFPLSAVLIASVLTGIGGGVIRDILATKKPLVFYDEIYAVWALLAGCVIGFGWATKPLELYALFGCIVTLRVISVIYGWKLPHVSINRRKNFTEHS; this is translated from the coding sequence TTGGCTTGGGACGTATTTAACATTATTGGAACCATTGCGTTCGCTGTGAGTGGTGCAAGCATTGCAATTGAGCGAAAATACGATATTTGGGGTATTTATGCATTTGGATTGGTGACGGCTTTTGGTGGTGGGATCGTACGGAATATGCTTTTGATTTTACCTACCTCTCTATGGAGTGAATCTGGGTTGATTAAAATTTCCTTGATTTCCATTACTGCTGTTTTCATTTTTCCCAGCGTATGGTTTAAATTTAAAAAATATTGGATGGTATTTGATGCGATTGGATTGGGGGCGTTCGCAGTTCAAGGCGCCTTATATGTACAATCGAAAGGATTTCCTCTAAGTGCTGTTTTAATTGCTTCCGTATTAACTGGGATTGGCGGGGGGGTAATTCGCGATATTTTAGCCACTAAAAAACCACTCGTCTTTTATGACGAAATCTATGCCGTTTGGGCACTCCTGGCGGGATGCGTAATTGGGTTTGGATGGGCAACAAAACCACTTGAACTCTATGCCCTTTTCGGGTGTATAGTTACCCTGCGCGTAATTTCAGTCATTTATGGGTGGAAACTACCCCATGTTTCCATAAACAGAAGAAAAAACTTCACAGAACATTCTTGA
- the glyA gene encoding serine hydroxymethyltransferase, translating into MSLMINDQEIYAAIEQERQRQNSTLELIASENFVSEDVMAAMGTVLTNKYAEGYPGKRYYGGCEYVDIAEKLAIDRLKKLFGSAYANVQPHSGAQANMAVLFALLRPGDTIMGMNLSHGGHLTHGSPVSMSGKWFDVVAYGVKEDTHLIDYDGVEQLAQKHRPKLIIAGTSAYPRFIDFARFRDIADKIDAYLMVDMAHIAGLVAAGLHPSPVPHAHVVTSTTHKTLRGPRGGIILTNDEEFNKAINKAVFPGIQGGPLMHVIAAKAVSFKEALQPSFQEYAQQVVKNAAVLAETLKGEGAALVSGGTDNHLLLVDVRPWGLTGKDAERLLEEAGITVNKNTIPFDPASPFVTSGIRIGTAAITTRGMKEQEIVNIGRYIASVLESGGEHTVVQQVRNSISQVCQSFPLYEKAAIK; encoded by the coding sequence ATGAGCCTAATGATCAATGATCAAGAGATCTATGCAGCGATCGAACAGGAGCGGCAACGACAGAATAGTACTCTGGAATTGATTGCCTCAGAAAACTTTGTCAGCGAAGATGTAATGGCCGCAATGGGTACGGTTTTAACCAATAAATATGCAGAAGGATACCCTGGAAAGCGGTACTATGGCGGATGTGAATATGTTGACATAGCCGAAAAGTTGGCGATCGATCGGTTGAAAAAGCTGTTTGGCTCAGCCTACGCCAATGTGCAACCGCATTCAGGCGCACAGGCCAATATGGCTGTGCTATTCGCCTTGCTTCGCCCAGGAGATACGATCATGGGAATGAACTTATCCCATGGCGGACATTTAACGCACGGAAGTCCTGTCAGCATGTCGGGAAAATGGTTTGATGTAGTGGCCTATGGCGTAAAAGAAGATACACATCTGATTGATTATGATGGAGTTGAACAGCTGGCCCAGAAGCATCGCCCGAAATTGATCATTGCCGGAACAAGCGCCTATCCACGTTTTATCGACTTTGCGCGATTCAGGGATATTGCGGATAAAATCGACGCCTATCTGATGGTGGACATGGCTCACATTGCAGGTCTGGTGGCGGCAGGCTTGCATCCTTCCCCGGTTCCTCATGCACATGTGGTAACGAGCACAACGCATAAGACGCTGCGTGGACCACGCGGAGGCATCATCCTTACAAACGATGAAGAATTCAATAAGGCAATCAATAAAGCTGTCTTTCCGGGCATTCAAGGTGGCCCGCTGATGCATGTGATTGCCGCGAAGGCAGTCTCTTTCAAGGAAGCTCTGCAACCAAGTTTTCAGGAATATGCACAGCAAGTCGTAAAAAATGCTGCTGTTTTGGCGGAAACATTAAAAGGGGAGGGAGCCGCGCTGGTATCGGGAGGTACGGATAATCACCTGCTATTGGTTGATGTTCGACCTTGGGGACTGACCGGCAAGGACGCCGAGCGGTTGCTGGAGGAAGCCGGAATTACAGTGAATAAGAATACGATACCATTTGATCCTGCCAGCCCGTTTGTGACCAGTGGAATTCGTATCGGAACCGCCGCTATCACCACCCGTGGCATGAAGGAACAGGAAATCGTGAACATCGGCCGATATATTGCTTCCGTATTGGAAAGTGGCGGGGAACATACGGTTGTCCAGCAGGTAAGGAATAGCATATCGCAAGTATGTCAGAGTTTCCCTCTCTACGAAAAAGCGGCAATCAAGTAA
- the sdaAA gene encoding L-serine ammonia-lyase, iron-sulfur-dependent, subunit alpha, with amino-acid sequence MDFKTMQELLDCCEQQQLSIAEVMLQRESQISGRSRQEIIDMMKDRLITMKEAVDAGVSDASKTSSGISGGDAVLMGRYRENGDSLSGELISDAMRFAFATSETNARMGVIVATPTAGSAGILPGCLFSLHENAGLTFEQLVMGLFTASAIGYVIANQSFISGAAGGCQAEVGSATAMAAAAIVELKGGSPRQAVEATAISLKSMLGLVCDPVAGLVEVPCIKRNVIGAAIAFSAADLGLAGICSRIPCDEVIGAMYEIGKNMPRTLRETALGGLATTPTGQQMKSRVLNARQEYPPCHVGTGSGLIHYPSDGAAD; translated from the coding sequence ATGGACTTCAAAACCATGCAGGAATTGCTTGATTGCTGCGAACAACAACAACTGAGTATCGCTGAAGTCATGCTGCAAAGGGAATCCCAAATATCGGGCCGATCCAGGCAGGAAATCATTGACATGATGAAGGACCGCCTGATCACGATGAAGGAAGCGGTGGACGCAGGAGTGAGTGATGCAAGCAAGACGTCTAGCGGGATATCCGGCGGTGATGCGGTATTGATGGGTCGCTATCGGGAAAATGGAGACTCTTTGAGTGGAGAGCTCATTTCTGACGCGATGCGTTTCGCCTTTGCCACTTCGGAAACAAATGCCCGAATGGGGGTCATTGTGGCAACTCCGACAGCCGGTTCCGCAGGTATACTTCCCGGTTGTCTTTTCTCGCTGCATGAAAATGCGGGATTGACATTTGAACAGCTGGTAATGGGTCTATTCACCGCTAGTGCCATTGGCTATGTGATCGCCAATCAGTCCTTCATTTCAGGGGCAGCCGGCGGATGCCAAGCGGAGGTTGGATCCGCAACGGCGATGGCAGCAGCGGCCATTGTGGAACTGAAAGGTGGAAGTCCACGACAGGCGGTTGAAGCGACGGCTATTTCCTTAAAATCAATGCTCGGATTGGTATGCGATCCAGTGGCTGGCCTGGTCGAAGTGCCGTGCATTAAACGCAATGTGATCGGTGCGGCCATTGCGTTTTCAGCGGCGGATCTAGGTCTCGCCGGGATTTGCAGCAGGATTCCTTGTGATGAGGTAATCGGCGCTATGTATGAGATCGGCAAGAATATGCCCCGTACATTGCGGGAAACAGCTCTGGGGGGACTGGCCACTACACCCACCGGGCAGCAGATGAAAAGCCGGGTGCTGAACGCTCGGCAGGAGTATCCCCCGTGTCATGTGGGAACAGGCTCTGGGCTGATTCACTATCCATCCGACGGTGCAGCAGATTAA
- the gcvPB gene encoding aminomethyl-transferring glycine dehydrogenase subunit GcvPB, with translation MLATNQSEKALIFEFSKPGRVAYSLPDCDVPEVDVEAVFPSKYLRQAPAELPEVSELDLMRHYTELSKRNHGIDSGFYPLGSCTMKYNPKINEDVARCPGFAKIHPYQSEDTIQGALQVLYDLQTELAEITGMDAISLQPAAGAQGEWTSLMMIRAYHESRGEKRTKVIIPDTAHGTNPASATVAGLDTVTISSDENGNVNLDELREAVGPDTAALMLTNPSTLGLFEENILEIADIVHQAGGLLYYDGANTNAILGIARPGDMGFDVVHLNLHKTFTGPHGGGGPGSGPIGCKKELIPFMPRPHVVKVGDTYRLDDDRPESIGRVKAFYGNFGINLRAFVYIRSNGPEGLLRVSQEAVLNANYMMRKLAPYYDLPYGRICKHEFVLSGRRQKKLGVRTLDIAKRLLDFGYHPPTIYFPLIVEECMMIEPTETESKETLDQFIDVMIRIAQEIEENPAVVQEAPHHTVITRLDEVAAARKPILRYKSDKVQQKRGEVYEVSTA, from the coding sequence GTGCTTGCAACCAACCAATCTGAAAAAGCACTGATTTTTGAATTCAGCAAGCCGGGGCGTGTGGCATACAGTTTACCGGATTGCGATGTTCCGGAAGTGGATGTGGAAGCAGTCTTTCCTTCAAAATATTTACGCCAGGCGCCTGCAGAGTTGCCGGAAGTTTCTGAACTGGATCTCATGCGCCACTATACGGAATTATCCAAGCGCAACCATGGGATCGATTCAGGTTTCTACCCGTTGGGTTCATGTACGATGAAATACAATCCGAAAATCAATGAAGATGTCGCGCGCTGCCCGGGATTTGCCAAAATCCACCCATATCAGTCTGAGGATACAATTCAGGGCGCATTGCAAGTCTTGTATGATTTGCAGACCGAGTTAGCTGAAATCACCGGGATGGATGCGATCAGCTTGCAGCCGGCTGCGGGAGCACAAGGCGAATGGACATCGCTGATGATGATCCGGGCTTACCACGAAAGCAGAGGCGAAAAGCGTACGAAAGTCATCATTCCTGATACCGCACATGGTACGAATCCGGCCAGTGCAACGGTTGCCGGACTGGATACGGTGACGATATCTTCCGATGAAAACGGAAATGTCAATTTGGATGAACTGCGCGAGGCGGTGGGTCCGGATACGGCTGCACTGATGCTGACAAATCCGAGTACGCTCGGTCTGTTCGAGGAAAATATTTTAGAGATTGCGGATATCGTCCATCAGGCAGGCGGCTTGCTGTACTATGACGGAGCCAATACCAACGCCATCTTGGGCATTGCTCGCCCTGGAGATATGGGCTTCGACGTTGTGCACTTGAATCTGCACAAGACGTTTACCGGCCCGCATGGAGGCGGCGGTCCCGGCTCCGGACCAATCGGCTGCAAGAAGGAACTGATTCCCTTCATGCCTCGACCACATGTTGTGAAGGTGGGTGACACATACCGTCTGGATGACGACAGACCGGAATCGATCGGCCGAGTGAAAGCCTTCTACGGAAATTTCGGAATCAACCTGCGTGCTTTCGTGTATATCCGTTCTAATGGTCCGGAGGGCTTGCTGCGCGTATCTCAAGAGGCCGTTCTGAATGCCAACTATATGATGAGAAAACTGGCTCCCTACTACGATTTGCCGTATGGCAGGATCTGTAAGCATGAATTCGTTCTCTCTGGTCGCCGCCAAAAGAAGCTAGGGGTTCGTACACTCGATATCGCCAAGCGGTTGCTGGATTTCGGTTACCACCCACCGACGATCTACTTTCCGCTCATTGTGGAGGAGTGCATGATGATCGAGCCGACAGAGACGGAATCCAAGGAAACTCTTGATCAATTCATCGATGTCATGATCCGGATTGCCCAAGAAATCGAAGAAAATCCTGCTGTCGTGCAAGAAGCGCCACATCATACCGTGATTACCCGATTGGATGAAGTGGCGGCAGCCCGCAAACCAATCTTGCGTTATAAATCTGACAAAGTTCAACAAAAAAGGGGTGAAGTATATGAGGTCTCCACGGCCTGA